A DNA window from Pseudomonas resinovorans NBRC 106553 contains the following coding sequences:
- a CDS encoding sulfonate ABC transporter substrate-binding protein: MRTITLRRSLAALFAAALAFGAITQAQAETLRIGYQKYGTLVLLKAKGTLEKRLAEQGVEVKWTEFPGGPQLLEGLNVGSIDFGVTGETPPVFAQAAGADLLYVAYEPPAPTSEAILVPKGSSIQSVKELAGKKVALNKGSNVHYLLVRALEEAGLKYSDIQPVYLPPADARAAFERGSVDAWVIWDPFQAAAEQQLEARTLRNGQGIVDNHQFYLATRPYAQKHPQVINTLIEEVRAVGEDSKADPDKVTEQVAPLLGLSKDITSIAVKRQGYGAQPLTPEVVAAQQKIADTFTALKLIPKKLSIADVIWTPPAKVAQQ; encoded by the coding sequence ATGCGCACCATCACTTTGCGTCGGAGCCTGGCTGCCCTGTTCGCGGCTGCCCTGGCTTTCGGCGCCATCACCCAGGCACAGGCCGAGACCCTGCGGATCGGCTACCAGAAATACGGCACCCTGGTGCTGCTCAAGGCCAAGGGAACGCTGGAGAAGCGCCTGGCCGAACAGGGCGTCGAGGTCAAATGGACCGAGTTCCCCGGTGGCCCGCAGCTGCTGGAAGGGCTGAACGTGGGTTCCATCGACTTCGGCGTGACCGGCGAGACCCCGCCGGTGTTCGCCCAGGCCGCCGGTGCCGACCTGCTCTACGTGGCCTATGAGCCGCCGGCGCCCACCAGCGAGGCGATCCTGGTGCCCAAGGGCTCCTCCATCCAGTCGGTGAAGGAACTGGCCGGCAAGAAGGTCGCCCTGAACAAGGGCTCCAACGTCCACTACCTGCTGGTCCGCGCCCTGGAAGAGGCCGGCCTGAAATACAGCGACATCCAGCCCGTGTACCTGCCCCCGGCCGACGCCCGCGCCGCCTTCGAGCGTGGCAGCGTGGACGCCTGGGTGATCTGGGACCCCTTCCAGGCGGCCGCCGAGCAGCAGCTCGAGGCCCGCACCCTGCGCAATGGCCAAGGCATCGTCGACAACCACCAGTTCTACCTGGCGACCCGCCCCTACGCCCAGAAGCACCCGCAGGTGATCAACACCCTGATCGAGGAAGTGCGCGCCGTGGGCGAGGACTCCAAGGCCGATCCGGACAAGGTCACCGAACAGGTGGCGCCGCTGCTCGGCCTGTCCAAGGACATCACCTCCATCGCGGTGAAGCGCCAGGGCTACGGTGCCCAGCCGCTGACCCCCGAGGTGGTCGCCGCCCAGCAGAAGATCGCCGACACCTTCACCGCGCTGAAACTGATCCCGAAAAAACTCAGCATCGCCGACGTCATCTGGACGCCCCCGGCCAAGGTGGCCCAGCAGTAA
- the ssuD gene encoding FMNH2-dependent alkanesulfonate monooxygenase — protein MSLNIFWFLPTHGDGHYLGTSEGARAVDHGYLQQIAQAADRLGFGGVLIPTGRSCEDSWLVAASLIPVTQRLKFLVALRPGIISPTVAARQAATLDRLSGGRALFNLVTGGDPDELAADGLHLNHEERYEASVEFTRIWRRVLEGETVDYDGKHIQVKGAKLFYPPLQQPRPPLYFGGSSEAAQDLAAEQVELYLTWGEPPAAVKEKIEQVRAKAAKQGRTVRFGIRLHVIVRETNEAAWAAADRLIENLDDATIAKAQAAFARFDSVGQQRMAALHNGRRDKLEVSPNLWAGVGLVRGGAGTALVGDGPTVAARVKEYADLGIDTFIFSGYPHLEESYRVAELLFPHLDVARPRANDGLAFVSPFGEMVANEALPEAKLASQS, from the coding sequence ATGAGCTTGAACATCTTCTGGTTCCTGCCGACTCACGGCGATGGCCACTACCTCGGCACATCCGAGGGCGCCCGCGCCGTCGACCACGGCTACCTGCAACAGATCGCCCAAGCGGCCGACCGCCTCGGTTTCGGCGGTGTGCTGATCCCCACCGGGCGTTCCTGCGAGGACTCCTGGCTGGTGGCCGCGTCGCTGATCCCGGTGACCCAGCGCCTGAAGTTCCTGGTGGCCCTGCGCCCCGGGATCATTTCGCCCACCGTGGCCGCGCGCCAGGCGGCGACCCTGGATCGCCTGTCCGGCGGCCGCGCGCTGTTCAACCTGGTCACGGGTGGCGACCCGGACGAACTGGCCGCCGATGGCCTGCACCTGAACCATGAAGAACGCTACGAAGCATCGGTGGAGTTCACCCGCATCTGGCGCCGCGTGCTGGAGGGCGAAACCGTCGACTACGACGGCAAGCACATCCAGGTGAAGGGCGCCAAGCTGTTCTACCCGCCGTTGCAGCAGCCGCGTCCGCCGCTGTACTTCGGTGGCTCGTCCGAAGCCGCCCAGGACCTGGCCGCCGAGCAGGTCGAGCTGTACCTGACCTGGGGCGAACCGCCGGCGGCGGTGAAGGAGAAGATCGAGCAGGTCCGCGCCAAGGCCGCCAAACAGGGCCGCACGGTGCGCTTCGGCATTCGCCTGCACGTCATCGTGCGCGAAACCAATGAAGCCGCCTGGGCCGCCGCCGACCGCCTGATCGAGAACCTCGACGACGCCACCATCGCCAAGGCCCAGGCGGCCTTCGCCCGTTTCGATTCGGTGGGCCAGCAACGCATGGCCGCCCTGCACAACGGCCGCCGCGACAAGCTGGAAGTCAGCCCCAACCTCTGGGCCGGCGTCGGCCTGGTGCGCGGCGGTGCCGGCACCGCGCTGGTGGGCGATGGCCCGACCGTGGCGGCGCGGGTGAAGGAATACGCTGACCTTGGTATCGACACCTTCATCTTCTCCGGCTACCCGCACCTGGAGGAGTCCTACCGGGTCGCCGAGCTGCTGTTCCCGCACCTGGACGTGGCGCGGCCGCGCGCCAATGACGGCCTGGCCTTCGTCAGTCCGTTCGGCGAGATGGTGGCCAACGAGGCGCTGCCCGAAGCCAAGCTGGCTTCGCAGAGCTGA
- the ssuC gene encoding aliphatic sulfonate ABC transporter permease SsuC → MTLNSLLQRLAPWALPVALLAAWQGAVVTGLLSTRILPAPSAVLEAGWNLLSSGEIWTHLAISGWRAGIGFAIGGGLGLLLGFITGLSKWGERLLDSSVQMIRNVPHLALIPLVILWFGIDESAKIFLVALGTLFPIYLNTYHGIRNVDPALVEMARSYGLSGFALFRQVILPGALPSILVGVRFALGFMWLTLIVAETISASSGIGYLAMNAREFLQTDVVVLAILLYAVLGKLADVAARGLERVWLRWHPAYQAKGGAA, encoded by the coding sequence ATGACACTCAATTCCCTACTCCAGCGCCTGGCGCCCTGGGCCCTGCCGGTGGCGCTGCTGGCGGCCTGGCAGGGCGCGGTGGTGACCGGCCTGCTCTCCACCCGCATCCTGCCGGCGCCCAGCGCCGTGCTGGAGGCGGGCTGGAACCTGCTGTCCAGTGGCGAGATCTGGACCCACCTGGCCATCAGCGGCTGGCGCGCCGGTATCGGCTTCGCCATCGGCGGCGGCCTCGGCCTGCTGCTGGGATTTATCACCGGCCTGTCGAAATGGGGCGAGCGCCTGCTCGACAGCTCGGTGCAGATGATCCGTAACGTGCCGCACCTGGCGCTGATCCCGCTGGTGATCCTGTGGTTCGGCATCGACGAGTCGGCGAAGATCTTCCTGGTCGCCCTCGGCACCCTGTTCCCCATCTACCTCAACACCTACCACGGCATCCGCAACGTCGACCCGGCGCTGGTGGAGATGGCGCGCAGCTACGGCCTGTCGGGTTTCGCGCTGTTCCGCCAGGTGATCCTGCCGGGCGCGCTGCCCTCGATCCTGGTGGGGGTGCGCTTCGCCCTCGGCTTCATGTGGCTGACGCTGATCGTCGCCGAGACCATTTCCGCCAGCTCCGGCATCGGCTACCTGGCGATGAACGCCCGCGAGTTCCTGCAGACCGACGTGGTGGTGCTGGCGATCCTGCTCTACGCGGTGCTCGGCAAGCTGGCCGACGTCGCCGCCCGTGGCCTGGAACGCGTCTGGCTGCGCTGGCACCCGGCCTACCAGGCCAAGGGAGGTGCCGCATGA
- the ssuB gene encoding aliphatic sulfonates ABC transporter ATP-binding protein encodes MTAAQTPQHLKRGIPLALQGIGKSFGEREVLKGIDLLIPAGQFVAVVGRSGCGKSTLLRLLAGLDQPSRGELLAGAAALEAAREDTRLMFQDARLLPWKRVIDNVGLGLSGNWRPRALDALEAVGLADRANEWPAALSGGQKQRVALARALIHQPRLLLLDEPLGALDALTRIEMQQLIERLWQQHGFTVLLVTHDVSEAVAVADRVILIEEGAIGLDLAVDLHRPRARGSARLAALEAEVLERVLALPSAPPEPEPVSPLPTQLRWAL; translated from the coding sequence ATGACCGCCGCCCAGACGCCGCAACACCTCAAGCGCGGCATCCCACTGGCGCTCCAGGGCATCGGCAAGTCCTTCGGCGAGCGGGAGGTGCTCAAGGGCATCGACCTGCTGATTCCCGCTGGCCAGTTCGTTGCCGTGGTCGGCCGCAGCGGTTGCGGCAAGAGCACCCTGCTGCGCCTGCTGGCGGGGCTGGACCAGCCCTCCCGTGGCGAGCTGCTGGCGGGTGCGGCAGCGCTGGAAGCCGCCCGCGAGGACACCCGGCTGATGTTCCAGGACGCGCGCCTGCTGCCCTGGAAACGGGTGATCGACAACGTCGGCCTGGGGCTGTCCGGCAACTGGCGTCCGCGAGCCCTGGACGCACTGGAGGCGGTGGGCCTGGCCGATCGCGCCAACGAGTGGCCAGCGGCCCTCTCCGGCGGCCAGAAGCAGCGTGTGGCCCTGGCCCGTGCGCTGATCCACCAGCCGCGCCTGCTGCTGCTGGACGAGCCCCTGGGTGCCCTGGATGCCCTGACCCGCATCGAGATGCAGCAACTGATCGAGCGCCTCTGGCAGCAGCACGGCTTCACCGTGCTGCTGGTGACCCACGACGTGAGCGAAGCCGTGGCGGTCGCCGATCGGGTGATCCTGATCGAGGAAGGCGCCATCGGCCTCGATCTCGCCGTGGACCTGCATCGCCCCCGTGCCCGTGGCTCGGCGCGCCTGGCCGCCCTCGAGGCCGAAGTCCTGGAGCGAGTACTGGCGCTGCCCTCGGCACCGCCGGAACCCGAACCTGTTTCCCCCCTGCCCACGCAACTGCGCTGGGCACTCTGA
- a CDS encoding molybdopterin-binding protein, giving the protein MTIKAINVRNQFKGTIKEIIEGPVLSEIDVQTAAGVVTSVITTRSVRELELGVGSEVIAFVKSTEVSIAKL; this is encoded by the coding sequence ATGACCATCAAAGCCATCAACGTCCGCAACCAGTTCAAAGGCACCATCAAGGAGATCATCGAGGGCCCGGTGCTTTCCGAGATCGACGTGCAGACCGCCGCCGGCGTCGTCACCTCCGTGATCACCACCCGTTCCGTGCGCGAGCTGGAACTGGGCGTGGGCTCGGAAGTGATCGCCTTCGTGAAGTCCACCGAGGTGTCCATCGCCAAGCTGTGA
- the aguA gene encoding agmatine deiminase, producing the protein MNTLKSLPRDDGFHMPAEWAPHTRTWMVWPERPDNWRLGGKPAQAAFTAVAKAIARFEPVTVCVSAGQYENARARLDEPNIRVVEISTDDAWVRDTGPTFVVNDQGDVRGVDWTFNAWGGFDGGLYFPWNRDDQVARKILEIEGCKRYRTDGFVLEGGSIHVDGEGTLITTEECLLNRNRNPHLSREEIEAVLREQLSVQTVIWLPDGLYNDETDGHVDNFCCYVRPGEVLLAWTDDPHDPNFPRCQAAMKVLESVRDAKGRQLVVHKMPIPGPIYASEEECAGVDLVEGTQERDPSIRLAGSYVNFLIVNGGIVAPKFDDAKDATAEAILKRVFPEHEVVMVPGREILLGGGNIHCITQQQPAPQKR; encoded by the coding sequence ATGAATACTCTGAAGAGCCTGCCCCGCGACGATGGCTTCCACATGCCGGCCGAATGGGCCCCGCATACCCGCACCTGGATGGTCTGGCCCGAGCGCCCGGACAACTGGCGCCTCGGCGGCAAGCCCGCGCAGGCGGCCTTCACCGCCGTGGCCAAGGCCATCGCGCGCTTCGAGCCGGTGACCGTCTGCGTCTCCGCCGGCCAGTACGAGAACGCCCGCGCGCGCCTCGACGAGCCCAACATCCGCGTGGTGGAAATCTCCACCGACGACGCCTGGGTCCGCGACACCGGCCCGACCTTCGTGGTCAACGACCAGGGCGACGTGCGCGGCGTGGACTGGACCTTCAACGCCTGGGGCGGCTTCGACGGCGGCCTCTACTTCCCCTGGAACCGCGATGACCAGGTGGCGCGCAAGATCCTCGAGATCGAAGGCTGCAAGCGCTACCGCACCGACGGCTTCGTGCTCGAAGGCGGCTCCATCCACGTCGATGGCGAAGGCACCCTGATCACCACCGAGGAATGCCTGCTCAACCGCAACCGCAACCCGCACCTCAGCCGCGAAGAGATCGAGGCGGTACTGCGCGAGCAACTGTCGGTGCAGACCGTGATCTGGCTGCCGGACGGCCTCTACAACGACGAGACCGACGGCCATGTGGATAACTTCTGCTGCTACGTGCGCCCCGGCGAAGTCCTGCTGGCCTGGACCGACGACCCGCACGACCCGAACTTCCCGCGCTGCCAGGCGGCCATGAAAGTGCTGGAAAGCGTCCGCGACGCCAAGGGCCGCCAACTGGTGGTGCACAAGATGCCGATCCCCGGCCCGATCTACGCCAGCGAAGAAGAATGCGCCGGCGTCGACCTGGTGGAAGGCACCCAGGAACGCGATCCGTCGATCCGCCTGGCCGGCTCCTACGTGAACTTCCTGATCGTCAACGGCGGCATCGTCGCGCCGAAGTTCGACGACGCCAAGGACGCCACCGCCGAAGCCATCCTCAAGCGCGTGTTCCCCGAGCATGAAGTGGTGATGGTGCCGGGCCGCGAGATCCTCCTCGGCGGCGGCAACATCCACTGCATCACCCAGCAGCAGCCGGCACCGCAAAAACGCTGA
- the aguB gene encoding N-carbamoylputrescine amidase, which produces MSRIVTVAATQMACSWNRAANIANAEKLVRQAAAKGAQIILIQELFETPYFCQKPNADYLQLATPAETNEAIAHFQNVARELQVVLPISFFEQAGRARFNSIAIIDADGSNLGVYRKSHIPDGPGYHEKYYFNPGDTGFKVWNTRYAKIGVGICWDQWFPEAARSMALLGAEILFYPTAIGSEPHDANITSRDHWQRVQQGHAGANLMPLVASNRIGREEQDGYDITFYGSSFIADQFGAKVEELNETEEGVLVHSFNLDKLEHVRSAWGVFRDRRPNLYSPIKTLDGSLES; this is translated from the coding sequence ATGTCCCGCATCGTTACCGTCGCCGCCACCCAGATGGCCTGCTCCTGGAATCGCGCCGCGAACATCGCCAATGCCGAGAAGCTGGTCCGCCAGGCCGCCGCCAAGGGCGCCCAGATCATCCTGATCCAGGAGCTCTTCGAGACCCCCTACTTCTGCCAGAAGCCCAACGCGGACTACCTGCAGCTGGCCACCCCGGCCGAGACCAACGAAGCCATCGCGCACTTCCAGAACGTCGCCCGCGAACTGCAGGTGGTGCTGCCCATCAGCTTCTTCGAGCAGGCGGGCCGCGCGCGCTTCAACAGCATCGCCATCATCGACGCCGACGGCAGCAACCTCGGCGTCTACCGCAAGAGCCACATCCCGGACGGCCCCGGCTACCACGAGAAGTACTACTTCAACCCGGGCGACACCGGCTTCAAGGTATGGAACACCCGCTACGCCAAGATCGGCGTGGGCATCTGCTGGGACCAGTGGTTCCCGGAAGCGGCCCGCAGCATGGCCCTGCTGGGTGCCGAGATCCTCTTCTACCCGACCGCCATCGGCAGCGAGCCCCACGACGCCAACATCACCTCCCGTGACCACTGGCAGCGCGTGCAACAGGGCCACGCCGGCGCCAACCTGATGCCGCTGGTAGCCTCCAACCGCATCGGTCGCGAAGAGCAGGACGGCTACGACATCACCTTCTACGGCTCCTCCTTCATCGCCGACCAGTTCGGCGCCAAGGTCGAGGAACTGAACGAAACCGAGGAAGGCGTGCTGGTGCACAGCTTCAACCTGGACAAGCTGGAGCACGTCCGCAGCGCCTGGGGTGTGTTCCGCGACCGCCGCCCGAACCTATACTCCCCGATCAAGACCCTGGACGGCTCGCTCGAGTCGTAA
- a CDS encoding TetR/AcrR family transcriptional regulator produces the protein MSRPATARKPRASSQLRIAGILDAARALLAEQGVANLSIYSVAERAEMPPSSVYHFFSSVPAILEALTADIHAAFRACLQLPIEHDGLRHWHDLSRLVEERMLSIYGADAAARQLILAQHGLTEVTQADRQHDIELGRLMHALFERHFALPTLPEDVDVFALAMELGDRVYARSVQLHGEITPRLAEEGMRVFDAYLGLYLPPFLPKRATPRDL, from the coding sequence ATGTCGCGCCCCGCCACCGCCCGCAAGCCCCGCGCCAGCAGCCAGCTGCGCATCGCCGGGATTCTCGACGCCGCCCGCGCCCTGCTGGCCGAGCAGGGCGTGGCCAACCTGTCGATCTACAGCGTCGCCGAACGCGCGGAGATGCCGCCCTCCTCCGTCTACCACTTCTTCTCCAGCGTGCCGGCGATCCTCGAGGCCCTTACCGCCGACATCCACGCCGCGTTCCGCGCCTGCCTGCAACTGCCCATCGAACATGACGGCCTGCGCCACTGGCACGATCTCTCGCGCCTGGTGGAAGAACGCATGCTGTCGATCTACGGCGCCGACGCCGCCGCGCGCCAGCTGATCCTCGCCCAGCACGGCCTCACCGAAGTCACCCAGGCCGACCGCCAGCACGACATCGAACTGGGCCGGCTGATGCACGCCCTGTTCGAGCGCCACTTCGCGCTGCCGACCTTGCCCGAGGACGTCGACGTCTTCGCCCTGGCCATGGAACTGGGCGACCGCGTCTACGCCCGCTCGGTGCAACTGCACGGCGAAATCACCCCGCGCCTGGCCGAGGAAGGCATGCGCGTGTTCGACGCCTACCTCGGGCTCTACCTGCCGCCCTTCCTGCCGAAACGGGCAACGCCCCGGGACCTCTGA
- a CDS encoding polyamine ABC transporter substrate-binding protein — protein MPRLLAPLLLAMLPALAQAEDLIHVYNWNDYIAPQVLEEFQKETGIKVDYRTFSSAEELDKALASGEPIDVAVPSHNDLPRLIKDGRLQPLDFSRLPNRQHLDKQLLSKLAAMDPQNQHAVPYLWGAVGLAVNTPKAEAAFGGPLPHSWSLLFDAEQSARLGKCGISLLDAPDETLAVLLNYQGRNLSRSAPSRLKRSAETLVALRPNLRYVDSERYIADLNAGNLCVAMAWVGDALNAAAAGQPVTFMVPEEGSVLFIDNLTIPKSANRADLAHKFIDFMLRPEVAAKVTSATLYPSGNADARQYLDENLRNQPGLYPDKDTKRRLFPVEPVPEKLSATRDEVWTAFREGQ, from the coding sequence ATGCCCCGTTTGCTTGCCCCGCTGTTGCTCGCAATGCTCCCCGCACTGGCCCAGGCCGAAGACCTGATCCACGTGTACAACTGGAACGACTACATCGCACCGCAAGTGCTTGAAGAGTTCCAGAAGGAAACCGGCATCAAGGTCGACTACCGCACCTTCAGCAGCGCCGAGGAACTGGACAAGGCACTGGCCAGCGGCGAGCCCATCGACGTCGCCGTCCCCTCCCACAACGACCTGCCGCGCCTGATCAAGGATGGCCGCCTGCAGCCCCTGGACTTCTCCCGGCTGCCCAACCGGCAGCACCTGGACAAGCAGCTGCTGAGCAAGCTGGCCGCCATGGACCCGCAGAACCAGCACGCCGTGCCCTATCTCTGGGGCGCCGTCGGCCTGGCGGTGAATACGCCGAAGGCGGAAGCAGCCTTCGGCGGCCCGCTGCCCCACAGCTGGAGCCTGCTGTTCGACGCCGAGCAGAGCGCGCGCCTCGGCAAGTGCGGCATCAGCCTGCTGGACGCCCCCGATGAAACCCTCGCCGTGCTGCTCAACTACCAGGGCCGCAACCTCTCCCGCAGCGCGCCGAGCCGCCTCAAGCGCAGCGCCGAGACCCTCGTGGCCCTGCGCCCGAACCTGCGCTACGTCGACAGCGAGCGCTACATCGCCGACCTCAACGCCGGCAACCTGTGCGTCGCCATGGCCTGGGTCGGCGACGCGCTGAACGCCGCCGCGGCCGGTCAGCCGGTGACCTTCATGGTCCCGGAGGAAGGCTCGGTGCTGTTCATCGACAACCTGACGATCCCCAAGAGCGCCAACCGCGCCGACCTCGCGCACAAGTTCATCGACTTCATGCTGCGCCCGGAGGTGGCGGCGAAGGTCACCAGCGCCACCCTCTACCCCAGCGGCAACGCCGACGCCCGCCAGTATCTGGACGAGAACTTGCGCAACCAGCCCGGCCTCTACCCGGACAAGGACACCAAGCGCCGCCTGTTCCCGGTGGAGCCCGTGCCGGAAAAACTCAGCGCCACCCGTGACGAGGTCTGGACCGCGTTCCGCGAAGGTCAGTAG